The Pseudomonadota bacterium nucleotide sequence ACCTCCGGCGTCATCTGCGTGCCGATGAACGCCCAGCGCGTCGGCGAGCTGGAGCTGCCGCAGATGGTGCAGCACAACACCGAAAGCCACGGCACTGCGTTCACCGTGTCGGTCGACTACAAGTACGGCACGACCACCGGCATCTCCGCCGCCGACCGGGCGAAGACGATCCGCGCATTGGCCGACCAGGGCGACAACCGCGAGGTCAACGCGGCCGACTTCGCCAAGCCCGGCCACATCTTTCCGCTACTGGCGCGCGACGGCGGCGTCCTGACCCGCGCCGGTCATACCGAAGCGGCGGTCGACTTGGCGCGGCTGGCCGGTTGTTATCCGGCGGGCGCGATCTGCGAGATCGTCAACGACGACGGCACCATGCAGCGCCTGCCCGAGCTGATCGAATTCGCCAAGCAGCATGATCTGCTGTTGATCTCGATCGAGGACCTGATCGCCTATCGTCGGCGCAACGAAAAGCTGGTCGAGCTGGTCGAGACCAAGCCCTTCGATACCCGCCACGGTCCGTTCGAGACACGCATCTATCGTTCCCTGGTCGACGACACCGAGCATCTGGCGATTGTACACGGCGACTTGAAACGCCACGACGACGTTTTGGTGCGCGTGCATTCGGCCTCGGTCATCGACGACGTGTTCGGTTCGGTGCGCGGCAACGGGCGCAGCCTGGTCGACTTAGCGCTGGAGCGCCTGGCGGGCGAACCGGCGGGTGTCTTGATCTATCTGCGCGGTTCCGAAGGCTGGGGCCTCGGCCTTAACCGCAAGCGCATCTATGCCCAGGGCGACGAGAGCGCGGCCGACAAGCTGGACGCCGGCGACTGGCGCCAATACGGCACGGGTGCGCAGATCCTCTATGATCTCGGCCTGCGCAGTATCCGCATCCTGACCAACAACCCGGCGAAGTACCGCCACATCGACGGCTACGGCCTCACCATCTCCGACAAGGTGCCGTTCACCTTCGCCGGCGAACCGGTCGAGGTGGTCGCCGGCGGCGTCGACTGAGCGGGTCCGCGCGGGTCCCAGCGAACCTGTTGCAAATTCACGCCAGCGGCGGTAAGACCGTCGCCCCTTGGTGTGGGCGCATAGCTCAGCGGGAGAGCACTACGTTGACATCGTAGGGGTCCCTGGTTCAATCCCAGGTGCGCCCACCACCAACTCCTTGAATTTTTTAGTCAATTTCGATCGCGGTGTACGCCCGCGTGCGATCTCTACCAGTTCTCAACTGGCAATATCTGGCAACGCATCCGACTTCGTTGCGCTAAGGCGGGTTTGTTTCAGGCAGTTAGCGGAAAGCGCCCTACGATTACACCGTAGGGCGCGTGGACTTAGTCAGCGTTTGGTGCGTGTCGTCCTAATCGACAGATTTTGGACCGCAGTTTACTAGATCGAACGGGAGAGCATCCTGTCCATCAGTCTCAGTCTGAGGCTGCCTTACTTCTACAAGTAGACATGTTGCGTGTATCTCGACCATGTCCGCTAGTGACCAAAAGCGGAACGAGGAACGATCTCAAGTGTGGAGCGTGGTTTGTCAGTCACATTTATCAATATCTGAACGCGCAAACGGTCGCGAGATCTCGTTTAACGCACGCCGCACCGGAAGCCCCATTCTGCAAAGCCCGTTGTCGGAAGACGTGTCCGCGCCGGCCGCGGTTTACGACCATGACGATCGTCCAACCGTCACGCACAGGCGACGTCGCAAGTCGCTTCCCAGCTGAACATTTGCGATTGCACGCCGCGCGTGTGCGACTTATCGTTTCGGCGATGTCGGTCCCCTCTTCGGAGGGGCGTGAAAGGGAACAGAGGCCGGGTTGGACGACCCGGAAGCTCTGGCTGCCCCCGCAACTGTAAGCGGAGAGTCATCGCTCCTCGTGTGCCACTGGGAAACCGGGAAGGCCGGGCGACGACGAAGACCCGCGAGCCAGGAGACCTGCCGACGTTAGCATCGCCCATCCGCACGTTCGGGGTGTGACGGCGGGACGGTCCTCCGTTGCGGTGATGCGCGCAGGTCGCATTGCAACGGGGGGCTCCGCCATGGGCCTTTTGTCAACTTCGTCAAATAGGACCGGCCAACTTGCCGGCGGTGACGGTTCGTCGTGCTTCGCGATCCGCGTTCCCACCGGCGTGGTCGGCCGCTTCGGCCATCGACCCCGCCATGTCAGCGAACGTTTCAGACACGGGGTACCGTCATCATGCGCATCACCAACACCACGTTTCCGACTTCCCTCATTGCCTCACTCGCCATGGCGGTCGTGACGCAAACCGCCGCCAATGCCCAGGAGGTCGTCGACGACACGGTCGTCGTCTTGCCCGACATCGTCGTATCGGCAAGCCGGGTGCCGCTGCTGGCCGAGCAGGTCGGCAGCGCCGTCACCGTCATTACCGAAGAGGAACTTGAGGACCGCCAGATCCGCATCGTTTCCGATGTCCTGCGCGACGTGCCCGGGCTGGCCGTCAGCCGTACCGGACCGCAGGGCGCCTTCACACAAGTCAGGATACGCGGCGCGGAGGGCAATCAGACACTTGTTCTGATCGACGGCATCGAAGCCAACAACCCCGCCGGCGGCTCGGAGTTCGACTTCGCCAACCTGCTGAACCTTGAGATCGAGCGCATCGAGGTCCTGCGCGGTCCCCAAAGCGCCCTTTACGGCAGCGATGCGATCGGCGGCGTCATCAACATCATCACCAAGAAACCCGATGATGGGCTGAGCGTCGTGACGCGCGGCGAACTCGGCTCGTTCGACACGCGCAACGGCATGGTGTCGTTCAACTATGGCGCCGAGCAATTCTATGTCGGCGGCGCCTTCGAGCGCCTGATGGTTGACGAGCAGCACGTCGCCGACGAACGCAACGGCAATCCGGAGCAGGACCCGTATCGCAACAACACCGGACGCTTCACGTTCGGCGTGCAGCCGACCCAAGAATTCTCAATCGACGCCACCGGTTGGATCATCGACAGTCACCGCCACGGCGACGCCTCGGCGGTCGTCGTCGGCGCGGTCGATGACTTTTCGACCAGCAAGTCGATCCAGCGTTACGGCCGGGCCAGCGCGTCGCTCGACCTGTTTGATGGTCTATGGGCTAACGAGGTCGGCATCGCGCGGACCGACGTCGACACGGATTTCCTTAACGCTGCTGGCATTGAGACATTCACCTCCGAAGGCACGATCAACAAGATCGACTACCAGAGCGATGTAACCTTCGGCGAAGAAGGTGTAGCCGAGCACGGCCTGTCGTTCCTGGCTGAGCGGACCACCGAGAGCCAGTTCACCAGCAGCGCTTTCTCCGGTCCCAACGACAAATCAATCACAAACTACAGTTATGCGGGCGAGTACCGCGGCGCCTACCAGGACCAGTTCTTCGTGTCCGCCGGTCTGCGCTATGACGACAACGATCCATTGTTCGACAACGAGGTGACATGGCGACTGACGGGCGCCTGGCTCAGCCCCGAATGGGGCACGCGGCCCCACGCCAGCGTCGGCACCGGCGTCAAGAACCCCACTCTGTTCGAACTGTTCGGATCGACGCCGACGTTCACCGGCAATCCCAACCTGCAGCCCGAAAGCAGCATCGGCTGGGACGTCGGCATCGAGCAGCCGTTCTGGGATGACCGTCTCGTCGTCGACGTGACTTACTTCAACAACCGGATCGAGGATCTGATCCAGGGCGGCGGCAATACCGCGGTCAATTTGCCGGGCACCAGCAAGATCCAAGGCGTCGAGGTGTCGGCGACGGCTGTCGTCATGGAGGGCCTGTCGGTGACCGGCGCCTACACCTATACCGACGGTAAGGATGCCAACGGCGCCGAGCTGGTGCGCCGGCCCATGCACATCGCCAGTGTGGTGACGAACTACAACTTCGACGTCGCGGACATGCCGGCCAATCTGAACCTGGCGGTCCGCTATACCGGGGCGCAGGACGATATCGTCTTTCTGTCCTTCTTTCCCAGTCAGACGCGGATTGAACGCCTGGGTTCCTTTACCCTGGTCAACCTGGGCGGCTCGCTTGAGGTCGCGGACGGCGTTGAGATCTATGCCCGCGGCGAAAACCTATTGGATGAGCAGTATCAGGAGGTCTTCGGCTTTGGCACACCAGGCATCGCAGGCTATGCCGGCCTGCGTCTGGCCTTCTGACCATGCGCCGACGGCCGCGGCATCGATCGGATCAAGGCAGCGGGATGACCATCATCCCGCTGCTGCTGTTCGCCGTCTGCGTGTTTCTCAAAACCGGTGCGTATGCGAACGAGGCGCCTCAGCGCATCGTCTCGATGAACGTCTGTACCGATCAGCTGGTGATGATGCTGGCCGAGCGCGATCGGATCGCCTCGGTGAGTTATCTGGCGACCAATCCCTCGGTCTCGTCCATGGTTCACGAAGCGGCCGGCCTGCACCAGAACCATGGACTGGCCGAGGAAATCTTCCTGCTCGATCCCGACCTTGTCATCGCCGGCACCTTCACGACACGGCCGACGGTTGCCCTGCTGCAACGGCTGGGGCGGCCGGTTCTCGACGTACCGCCGGCCAACAGTGTCGAGGACATCATCGCCAACATCCGCCTTATCGCGGGCGCGATTGGCGCGGAGGAAAAGGGCGAGGCGCTGATCGCCGATTTCGAGGACGGTTTGGCGGCGCTCGACGGCGGCCCGGGCGACGGCATGCCGGCGGTCGCCTATTGGTCGAACGGCTTCACCAGCGGCGGCGGCACGCTGGCCGCCGATATCATGACGCGGGCCGGCCTGACCAACCTGGCCGCCGAACGCGGCCTGACCGGCACTGGCCAGATGCCGCTTGAGGCCCTGGTCTCCAGCGACCCGCGACTGCTTGTGCTGGGTCCACGCTATGAGGGCGACGCGCTGGCCCACCAGATACTGGACCACCCGGCGCTTCAGGCCTGGGCGACCTCCAGGCACGTCGTCACCATCGAAGATGCCGCGTGGGTGTGCGGCACGCCGCTGGTGCTGAAGGCCGTCGCGGGCCTCGTCCAGGCGCGCCGGTCGCTTGCCCCATGACCGCGCGCGCCGGTCTCACCGAACTCGCTCTGCTGATCCTGGTCGCGGCGCTTTTTGTTGTCTCGCTTTTGGT carries:
- the ribB gene encoding 3,4-dihydroxy-2-butanone-4-phosphate synthase, encoding MTEKPIFASIDEAIRAIADGKMVVVVDDETRENEGDLIMAADRASPEAIAFMVRHTSGVICVPMNAQRVGELELPQMVQHNTESHGTAFTVSVDYKYGTTTGISAADRAKTIRALADQGDNREVNAADFAKPGHIFPLLARDGGVLTRAGHTEAAVDLARLAGCYPAGAICEIVNDDGTMQRLPELIEFAKQHDLLLISIEDLIAYRRRNEKLVELVETKPFDTRHGPFETRIYRSLVDDTEHLAIVHGDLKRHDDVLVRVHSASVIDDVFGSVRGNGRSLVDLALERLAGEPAGVLIYLRGSEGWGLGLNRKRIYAQGDESAADKLDAGDWRQYGTGAQILYDLGLRSIRILTNNPAKYRHIDGYGLTISDKVPFTFAGEPVEVVAGGVD
- a CDS encoding TonB-dependent receptor, coding for MRITNTTFPTSLIASLAMAVVTQTAANAQEVVDDTVVVLPDIVVSASRVPLLAEQVGSAVTVITEEELEDRQIRIVSDVLRDVPGLAVSRTGPQGAFTQVRIRGAEGNQTLVLIDGIEANNPAGGSEFDFANLLNLEIERIEVLRGPQSALYGSDAIGGVINIITKKPDDGLSVVTRGELGSFDTRNGMVSFNYGAEQFYVGGAFERLMVDEQHVADERNGNPEQDPYRNNTGRFTFGVQPTQEFSIDATGWIIDSHRHGDASAVVVGAVDDFSTSKSIQRYGRASASLDLFDGLWANEVGIARTDVDTDFLNAAGIETFTSEGTINKIDYQSDVTFGEEGVAEHGLSFLAERTTESQFTSSAFSGPNDKSITNYSYAGEYRGAYQDQFFVSAGLRYDDNDPLFDNEVTWRLTGAWLSPEWGTRPHASVGTGVKNPTLFELFGSTPTFTGNPNLQPESSIGWDVGIEQPFWDDRLVVDVTYFNNRIEDLIQGGGNTAVNLPGTSKIQGVEVSATAVVMEGLSVTGAYTYTDGKDANGAELVRRPMHIASVVTNYNFDVADMPANLNLAVRYTGAQDDIVFLSFFPSQTRIERLGSFTLVNLGGSLEVADGVEIYARGENLLDEQYQEVFGFGTPGIAGYAGLRLAF
- a CDS encoding ABC transporter substrate-binding protein: MTIIPLLLFAVCVFLKTGAYANEAPQRIVSMNVCTDQLVMMLAERDRIASVSYLATNPSVSSMVHEAAGLHQNHGLAEEIFLLDPDLVIAGTFTTRPTVALLQRLGRPVLDVPPANSVEDIIANIRLIAGAIGAEEKGEALIADFEDGLAALDGGPGDGMPAVAYWSNGFTSGGGTLAADIMTRAGLTNLAAERGLTGTGQMPLEALVSSDPRLLVLGPRYEGDALAHQILDHPALQAWATSRHVVTIEDAAWVCGTPLVLKAVAGLVQARRSLAP